A genomic window from Cloacibacillus evryensis DSM 19522 includes:
- a CDS encoding deoxyguanosinetriphosphate triphosphohydrolase, translating to MTIRERWEEIERGILSPQACLAVNSKGRERGEEPCAIRTCFQRDRDRIIHCKSFRRLKYKTQVLLLPEGDHYRTRLTHTLEVSQIARTISRALRLNEDLTEAIALGHDLGHTPFGHMGETVLDRLAKQNGLPGFHHAAQSLRVVDLIEKDGRGLNLTWEVRMGIIQHSKGQVDVRSGYDLSNPTTMEAWVVRVSDSLAYLNHDVDDALRAGLIEAGEMTPEMKEVVAIPNSKRINDMIMDVIENSTPSAVRFSDAMLGCIERLRSFLYRHVYARANAQIEDSRVEHVLTALFDARMKKNGGSAQEAVDMISGMTDRYALHLFQETFVPSPWPKPKI from the coding sequence ATGACAATACGCGAACGTTGGGAAGAAATAGAACGGGGGATACTTTCTCCGCAGGCCTGTCTGGCCGTAAACAGCAAGGGGCGGGAGCGCGGGGAGGAACCGTGTGCGATACGCACCTGTTTTCAGCGCGACAGGGACCGCATAATACACTGCAAATCCTTCCGCCGGCTCAAATACAAGACGCAGGTGCTGCTGCTGCCGGAGGGCGATCATTACCGTACCCGGCTCACGCACACGCTTGAGGTCTCGCAGATCGCGCGGACCATTTCGCGCGCGCTGCGCCTGAACGAGGACCTGACAGAGGCGATCGCGCTGGGCCACGACCTCGGCCATACGCCGTTCGGCCACATGGGAGAGACGGTGCTTGACCGGCTTGCGAAGCAAAATGGCCTGCCGGGCTTTCATCACGCGGCACAAAGCCTGCGGGTCGTAGACCTCATAGAAAAGGACGGCAGGGGGCTGAACCTCACCTGGGAGGTGCGTATGGGCATCATCCAGCACTCAAAAGGGCAGGTGGACGTTCGCTCCGGCTATGACCTCAGCAACCCCACCACGATGGAGGCTTGGGTGGTGCGTGTTTCGGATTCTCTCGCATATCTTAACCACGACGTCGACGACGCTCTGCGCGCCGGCCTCATTGAAGCGGGCGAAATGACTCCCGAGATGAAAGAGGTCGTCGCAATACCGAACTCAAAGAGAATAAACGACATGATCATGGACGTGATCGAAAACAGCACGCCGAGCGCCGTCAGGTTCAGCGACGCGATGCTTGGCTGCATCGAGCGGCTGCGCAGCTTTCTCTACCGGCATGTTTACGCGCGCGCCAACGCGCAGATCGAGGATTCGCGCGTTGAACACGTCCTCACCGCGCTCTTTGACGCGCGCATGAAAAAAAACGGCGGCTCGGCCCAGGAGGCCGTGGATATGATATCCGGGATGACGGACCGTTACGCCCTTCATCTCTTCCAGGAGACCTTCGTCCCAAGCCCTTGGCCGAAGCCGAAAATATGA
- a CDS encoding transglycosylase domain-containing protein — protein sequence MSHTVRNDTDFSLEHKAKKKKSFVFSLFSTLALLAAVVGAVVAVAMIFFLKDITATLPSYQDMLDHEPSLATTVYDRNGKVVTQLFQENRTWVKLDAISPWMVKAILAAEDDSFYEHSGIRPIAIVRALVVDVFHRGAKQGASTITQQLARNLFLSNEKTIIRKAKEAILALRLERIYTKDQLLEMYLNTIYMGHGAYGVEAASKTYFAKSPRNLAIDESAILAGLVAAPEKYSPFRSEKSSQTRKAYVMRRMLDLDWISKDDYDSYIDKRPVLAKRTARSNSISLEGAPYFVSYILFKQLLPNYGTEKIYRGGLKVHTTLDIDLQKKAEEIVSKMPYEGALVAMDPNTGEILAMVGGRNFDKSKFNRATQAYRQPGSAFKPIVYATALEQGYRGVDHILDAPLLFPNGWSPGNYTSNKFDGEVTLITALAKSINTSAVRLAQIDGVGRIADLARRIGITTPYLPDDLSVALGTASLTPLEMLVAYAAFANNGYKVEPYAVKEILSQRGESLEQNGPKLANAISPATAVSMRSMLEQVTSWGTGTRAKIPNYETFGKTGTTNDWTDAWFVGGVPGLVVVVYIGNDNHKPLGGRSTGAVAALPVWKEFVSYAVTKMNLPAAFSIPGDAEVEAVRVCKATGFIAAEGCPATTLLLPQGHAPTAVCPWHGGSLAAARADDNAPQLLLAPIDDETTSNKYAMRLGGEEQARQPNETETAAGQDEPTPIPQKKTSEKEPVKLPSASSDPYKKDPSQHTDMEAKYQELLKKYNIIE from the coding sequence ATGTCTCATACGGTCCGTAATGACACGGACTTCTCTCTGGAACATAAAGCCAAGAAAAAGAAGTCCTTTGTCTTTTCTCTATTCTCAACGCTGGCTTTGCTGGCAGCGGTTGTCGGAGCCGTCGTCGCGGTGGCGATGATATTTTTCCTTAAAGATATCACGGCGACGCTCCCCTCTTATCAGGATATGCTCGACCATGAACCGAGCCTCGCGACGACGGTGTATGACCGCAACGGCAAGGTGGTCACCCAACTGTTTCAGGAAAACAGGACGTGGGTAAAGCTCGACGCGATATCTCCGTGGATGGTCAAGGCCATACTGGCCGCGGAGGACGATTCTTTCTATGAACACTCCGGCATCAGGCCGATAGCGATCGTCCGCGCGCTGGTCGTCGACGTCTTCCACCGGGGAGCCAAGCAGGGAGCGAGCACGATAACGCAGCAGCTGGCGAGAAACCTTTTCCTGTCTAACGAGAAGACTATCATCCGCAAGGCGAAGGAGGCCATCCTCGCGCTCCGCCTTGAGAGGATATATACCAAGGACCAGCTGCTCGAAATGTATCTGAACACCATCTATATGGGGCACGGCGCTTACGGGGTGGAGGCGGCGTCCAAAACATATTTCGCAAAATCACCAAGGAATCTGGCTATAGATGAATCGGCGATATTGGCGGGACTGGTCGCGGCGCCGGAGAAGTATTCCCCCTTCAGAAGCGAGAAGAGTTCTCAGACAAGAAAAGCCTACGTTATGCGGAGGATGCTTGATCTCGATTGGATATCGAAGGACGACTATGATTCTTATATAGACAAGAGGCCGGTTCTTGCCAAACGCACGGCGAGGTCCAATTCCATATCTCTTGAGGGAGCTCCCTATTTCGTCTCCTACATCCTCTTCAAGCAGCTGCTTCCAAACTATGGCACGGAGAAGATATATCGCGGCGGCCTGAAGGTGCATACGACGCTTGACATCGACCTTCAAAAGAAAGCGGAAGAGATCGTTTCGAAGATGCCGTATGAAGGAGCGCTTGTCGCTATGGACCCAAATACCGGAGAGATCCTCGCGATGGTCGGAGGACGTAATTTTGACAAGAGCAAGTTCAACCGCGCGACGCAGGCATACCGCCAGCCGGGTTCGGCTTTCAAGCCGATAGTCTACGCGACGGCGCTTGAGCAGGGATACCGCGGCGTAGACCATATTCTTGACGCCCCGCTGCTTTTCCCCAACGGCTGGTCGCCCGGCAACTACACTTCCAACAAGTTCGACGGCGAGGTGACGCTGATCACCGCGCTGGCAAAATCCATCAACACCTCCGCGGTCCGCCTCGCGCAGATAGACGGCGTAGGACGCATCGCGGACCTGGCCCGCCGTATCGGCATCACAACGCCGTATCTGCCCGACGATCTTTCTGTGGCGCTCGGGACGGCGAGCCTGACGCCGCTTGAGATGCTGGTAGCTTACGCGGCTTTCGCCAACAACGGATATAAGGTCGAACCCTATGCCGTAAAGGAGATACTCTCGCAGCGCGGAGAGTCGCTGGAGCAGAACGGACCCAAGCTGGCCAACGCGATATCCCCCGCCACGGCCGTCTCGATGCGTTCAATGCTTGAACAGGTCACGAGCTGGGGCACGGGAACACGGGCCAAGATCCCCAACTATGAAACTTTCGGCAAGACCGGCACGACAAACGACTGGACGGACGCCTGGTTCGTCGGCGGCGTTCCCGGACTTGTCGTGGTCGTATATATCGGCAACGACAACCACAAACCGCTGGGAGGCAGGTCTACCGGCGCGGTCGCGGCACTGCCGGTATGGAAGGAATTCGTCTCCTACGCGGTGACTAAGATGAATCTCCCCGCAGCATTCTCCATTCCCGGCGACGCGGAGGTCGAGGCTGTCAGGGTCTGTAAAGCGACCGGATTCATCGCCGCGGAGGGCTGCCCGGCAACGACGCTGCTTTTGCCGCAGGGGCACGCGCCGACCGCCGTCTGTCCGTGGCACGGAGGTTCTCTCGCTGCGGCGCGCGCGGACGACAACGCGCCGCAGCTCCTGCTCGCGCCTATCGACGACGAAACCACCTCTAATAAGTATGCGATGAGGCTAGGCGGAGAGGAACAGGCAAGGCAGCCGAACGAGACGGAGACGGCCGCGGGCCAGGATGAACCCACCCCGATACCGCAGAAAAAAACCTCGGAAAAGGAACCGGTCAAGCTGCCGAGCGCCTCTTCAGATCCCTACAAGAAGGACCCGAGCCAGCATACGGATATGGAGGCAAAGTATCAGGAGCTGCTGAAGAAGTATAATATTATCGAGTAG
- the ppdK gene encoding pyruvate, phosphate dikinase, which yields MVESTKYIYDFSEGSADMRTLLGGKGANLAQMWKIGLPVPPGFIITTEACHKYWEEKDFIAGIWDDVEAAVARVEKLAGKKFGSSENPLLVSVRSGAPVSMPGMMDTILNLGLNDDTVAALAKSAGDERFAYDSYRRFIQMFSDVVLEVDLEKFEERLAQARENAGVKEDYKIPAEELKKLVVDYKKIVEEAGCAFPTDPWVQLRLAIDAVFRSWNTPRAITYRKINNIPAEYGTAVNIVTMVFGNLGDDCGTGVCFTRSPSNGENKLFGEYLINAQGEDVVAGIRTPVPIASLEKAMPEVYKEFHRIAKLLETHYRDAQDIEFTVERGKLYILQTRNGKRTASAAVRIAMDMLHEGLIDAETAVSRVAPEQVEQLLHPQLDPKAKRDVIVKGLPASPGAAVGKVVFDADEAAERGGKGEAVILVRPETTPDDIHGLFAAQGVLTSHGGMTSHAAVVARGLGKPCVSGAESVKIDLVAGTFSVGGVTVKKDDFLTLDGTNGDVILGKIELIEPQFDENFRELLEDADKISNMQVWANADTPEDARRARSFGAKGIGLCRTEHMFMAAERLPVMQEMVVATTTEERVAQLKKLEVMQEEDFLGIFEAMEGLPVTVRLLDPPLHEFLPKIPELTKALEGLAPESAEAKKINATIARARELHEQNPMLGFRGCRLGMIFPEIYEMQARAIFNAACKLTKKGLRIIPDIMIPLVGTQEEMKSMRKLVDETGAAVIKETGVKLEYMVGTMIELPRAALVADQLAEYAQFFSFGTNDLTQTTFGYSRDDAEGKFLGQYVEMGVFEENPFARLDRDGVGALMEIAVGKGRSVRPGIQLGICGEHGGNPSSIAFCNKLKLNYVSCSPFRVPVARLSAALAALGVLK from the coding sequence ATGGTTGAATCAACAAAGTACATCTATGATTTCAGCGAAGGCAGCGCCGATATGAGGACGCTGCTGGGCGGCAAAGGCGCCAACCTTGCCCAGATGTGGAAGATAGGCCTTCCGGTACCCCCGGGCTTCATCATTACCACCGAGGCCTGCCATAAGTACTGGGAGGAAAAGGATTTCATCGCCGGCATCTGGGACGACGTCGAAGCCGCGGTGGCGAGAGTTGAAAAGCTGGCCGGCAAAAAGTTCGGCTCTTCGGAAAACCCTCTCCTCGTCTCGGTACGTTCCGGCGCTCCGGTCTCGATGCCGGGAATGATGGATACGATCCTCAACCTTGGACTTAACGACGACACAGTCGCCGCCCTTGCCAAATCCGCCGGTGATGAGAGATTCGCCTATGACAGCTACCGTCGTTTCATCCAGATGTTCTCCGACGTCGTCCTGGAAGTGGACCTGGAAAAGTTTGAAGAGCGCCTCGCGCAGGCGAGAGAGAACGCCGGCGTAAAAGAAGACTACAAGATACCAGCCGAAGAGCTGAAAAAACTCGTCGTCGACTATAAAAAAATCGTCGAAGAGGCCGGCTGCGCCTTCCCGACCGACCCCTGGGTACAGTTGCGCCTGGCGATAGACGCCGTATTCCGCAGTTGGAACACGCCGCGCGCGATCACTTACCGCAAAATAAACAACATCCCGGCCGAATACGGCACGGCGGTGAACATCGTGACGATGGTATTCGGAAACCTTGGAGACGACTGCGGTACGGGCGTCTGTTTCACGAGGAGCCCGTCGAACGGAGAAAATAAACTCTTCGGCGAATACCTCATCAACGCCCAGGGAGAAGACGTCGTCGCCGGCATACGCACGCCTGTTCCCATCGCCTCGCTTGAAAAGGCGATGCCCGAAGTCTACAAAGAATTCCATCGCATCGCGAAGCTGCTTGAGACCCACTACCGCGACGCTCAGGATATAGAATTCACCGTAGAGAGAGGCAAGCTCTACATCCTCCAGACCCGCAACGGCAAACGCACGGCGTCGGCGGCGGTGAGGATCGCGATGGATATGCTCCACGAAGGGCTTATCGACGCGGAGACCGCGGTATCGCGCGTCGCTCCTGAACAGGTCGAACAGCTTCTCCATCCGCAGCTCGACCCCAAAGCGAAGCGTGACGTGATCGTCAAAGGGCTCCCCGCCTCACCGGGAGCGGCGGTCGGCAAGGTCGTCTTTGACGCCGACGAGGCCGCGGAACGCGGCGGAAAGGGCGAGGCGGTCATCCTTGTCCGTCCTGAGACGACCCCCGACGACATCCACGGACTCTTCGCGGCCCAGGGCGTCCTCACGAGCCACGGCGGAATGACGAGCCACGCGGCCGTCGTCGCGCGCGGCCTTGGCAAACCCTGCGTATCCGGCGCGGAATCGGTGAAGATCGACCTGGTCGCCGGTACATTCTCGGTCGGAGGCGTCACCGTCAAAAAAGACGACTTCCTCACCCTTGACGGTACCAACGGCGACGTCATTCTCGGAAAGATAGAACTTATCGAGCCGCAGTTCGATGAAAACTTCCGCGAACTGCTTGAAGACGCCGACAAGATATCAAACATGCAGGTATGGGCCAACGCCGATACACCGGAAGACGCCAGGCGCGCCCGCAGCTTTGGCGCGAAGGGCATCGGCCTCTGCCGCACCGAACACATGTTCATGGCGGCAGAGCGTCTGCCCGTCATGCAGGAGATGGTCGTAGCCACCACGACCGAGGAGCGCGTCGCGCAGCTCAAGAAGCTCGAAGTTATGCAGGAAGAGGACTTCCTTGGGATCTTCGAGGCGATGGAGGGACTGCCTGTGACGGTGCGTCTGCTCGACCCGCCGCTTCACGAATTCCTTCCGAAGATACCCGAACTGACCAAAGCCCTTGAAGGACTCGCTCCTGAAAGCGCCGAGGCGAAAAAGATCAACGCGACGATAGCGCGCGCGAGAGAGCTCCACGAACAGAACCCGATGCTCGGCTTCCGCGGCTGCCGTCTCGGCATGATCTTCCCCGAGATCTACGAAATGCAGGCACGCGCCATATTCAACGCCGCCTGCAAGCTCACGAAGAAGGGGCTCCGCATCATTCCCGACATCATGATCCCGCTCGTCGGCACTCAGGAAGAGATGAAGAGCATGCGCAAGCTCGTTGACGAGACCGGCGCCGCGGTGATCAAAGAGACCGGCGTGAAGCTCGAATACATGGTCGGGACGATGATCGAACTGCCGCGCGCCGCGCTGGTCGCCGACCAGCTCGCCGAGTACGCGCAGTTCTTCAGCTTCGGTACGAACGACCTTACGCAGACGACCTTCGGCTACTCACGCGACGACGCGGAGGGGAAATTCCTCGGCCAGTACGTCGAAATGGGCGTGTTTGAAGAGAACCCGTTCGCAAGGCTTGACCGCGACGGCGTCGGCGCGCTGATGGAGATCGCCGTGGGTAAGGGACGCTCCGTGCGCCCCGGCATCCAGCTCGGCATCTGCGGCGAACACGGAGGCAACCCCTCAAGCATCGCTTTCTGCAACAAGCTGAAGCTCAACTATGTAAGCTGCTCGCCTTTCCGCGTGCCGGTAGCGAGACTCTCGGCCGCCCTCGCGGCGCTAGGGGTATTGAAATAG